The Epinephelus lanceolatus isolate andai-2023 chromosome 21, ASM4190304v1, whole genome shotgun sequence genome has a segment encoding these proteins:
- the fbrs gene encoding autism susceptibility gene 2 protein homolog isoform X7, giving the protein MEGPSRSTGFRQSRRSRSQRDRERRRRRVDLAEERATSLSSGSEREACGTNSVLGPGARECRPGFGRHRPPRRRKRESVSCEEDIIDGFAIASFVSLEALEMDCSLKPSQRSDMLGRRNKGKRGPEENGGGPLSEPEEGAPHSYSSSCWNKSRNKRRKIEGHPLETGYICDTESDTGDKASDNDMDPVFTVSTRKVVEPTPSNMGTSVGKICPPLPARCGGASWLMVTPRVSGLERSQEKSLEQNFPEPVSSSTSSAPFSRLPSPVAAPGTVPRSSPFNGNGSRHNGSPPLSKPKPFTLPGRSHSIYNINRSNTPVKPPSSASSVASSSPSMRPPTPSTSVSLPYNRGLGSSGPLRPPSRASSGALFTSSPGLPPPPPLVQGPGHSSAADQELLRQNLNPHFLNSQEREGRRSVPGAENNAAAAGRATPGGPSATSSGPGSSGRTSQNQPSIPHMAFQFHQHNHQHQHTHTHHFTPFLHPTATAPPLFDKYTGKVDGLYRHPFFPQYPPPSVPSIQPVIPPTGPFSSLQGAFQPKGTGPDITARLGVVPHHLQPKDPRKPGKWCAMHVYVAWMILSHQKKVKLMQAEPHKLDFRSDLLARLPGAGGLGPLGPMGGALPPTHDLTRPPSLFSAAGAVNPSSAPFISPSAPHSSFLTPTAHLDPYGRSPPFTPLGALGSGAFGGLGSPTLGSVFGPKDSPASVVGGLSTPNHHDPWNRLHGGQSGFPPGPSWAKGPDKRDERDRAKDVERRDVPHIKDEKDRDNMLYGRQPVRMSPVAPPFKPRSNTPVSHINGHSSALGGSGGPIEDLTRSLNRDRDRERDRDGDKRPLPTVSSRGPPLGSSSLVADRDRPRSSSSSVLTTPPPSNRSAPSPMDLYPRPMAPTAHSLHNEPSHSQRDGNLPSSSAASASVTSLSQAKKSDRTTTPVSKPPLLLPPVKVKEERKEEPEHIPITLPPPAPNHSFDRPNSHPHHPRSGTPSSSSLSLTPTPGVPLMPPTPNPSSHLSLLDRSRAIEAYLGSTGAAGLVMGPGGDRFHHGPGQGPSQGPHSFTWDPWRELAAQQQHQHRREALALRSDPHLALRSDPHLARLLQHQRLLEAERVAAVAAAAAAANPHHPPTSTSSASTSAVRQEFGLMAPHFDRPPHLGPPGGGLIDEEQRAQILREDFERARYFGMHPHIPTGPHLSSPSHAATAAHLEQLHPGLLSHSLPHGASPASQHHAGLFARLGHLNPHHVPNGILAKTPAGLVGALAVGAPPPLIPSITSRSSTPPRRLGGPGELALYSSHKDGESR; this is encoded by the exons ATGGAGGGCCCGAGCCGGAGCACTGGATTCAGGCAGAGCCGACGGTCCCGTTCACAGCGCGACAGGGAGCGGCGGCGGAGGAGAGTGGACCTGGCCGAGGAGCGGGCCACATCCCTGTCCTCAGGCTCCGAGCGGGAGGCTTGTGGCACCAACAGTGTGCTGGGGCCCGGTGCGAGAGAGTGCCGGCCCGGCTTTGGGAGGCACAGGCCTCCACGTCGGAGGAAGAGAGAGTCTGTGTCCTGCGAGGAAGACATCATTGATGGCTTCGCTATTGCGAGCTTTGTCAGCCTGGAGGCACTGGAG ATGGACTGTTCTCTGAAGCCCAGTCAGCGCTCTGATATGCTGGGCCGGAGGAACAAGGGGAAGAGAGGGCCGGAGGAGAACGGTGGAGGGCCGCTGTCAGAGCCCGAGGAGGGAGCCCCGCACAGTTACTCCAGCAGCTGTTGGAACAAGAGCAGAAATAAGAGGAGAAAGATAGAG GGACACCCTTTGGAAACTGGCTACATT TGTGACACTGAGAGTGATACAGGAGACAAG GCCTCCGACAACGACATGGACCCGGTCTTCACAGTCAGTACGAGGAAAG TTGTGGAGCCCACCCCCTCAAACATGGGCACATCTGTGGGCAAAATCTGCCCACCTCTCCCGGCCCGTTGTGGTGGCGCCTCATGGTTGATGGTGACCCCGAGAGTATCTGGCCTGGAACGAAGTCAGGAGAAAAGCCTGGAGCAGAATTTTCCAGAGCCTGTTTCTTCTTCTACCTCTTCTGCCCCCTTCTCTCGCCTGCCTTCCCCGGTCGCAGCCCCCGGCACGGTCCCCCGGTCCAGCCCGTTCAACGGAAATGGCAGCCGCCACAACGGCAGCCCGCCACTCTCCAAACCCAAACCCTTTACTTTGCCTGGACGATCTCACTCCATCTACAACATCAACAG GAGCAACACCCCTGTCAAACCTCCCTCATCTGCTTCATCTGTCGCATCTTCCTCACCCTCCATGCGCCCCCCGACTCCCTCCACCAGTGTGTCGCTGCCCTACAACAGGGGCTTAGGATCCTCAGGGCCCCTCCGACCCCCATCCCGAGCCAGCTCTGGGGCCTTGTTCACATCCTCACCTGGCCTGcctccccctccacctctgGTACAAGGTCCTGGCCACTCATCAGCAGCAG ACCAAGAATTACTGCGTCAGAACTTGAACCCCCACTTCTTGAATTCACAAGAACGCGAGGGCAGACGCAGCGTCCCAGGGGCTGAAAAcaatgcagcagctgcaggccGCGCCACTCCTGGTGGTCCATCAGCAACGAGCTCCGGACCGGGCTCATCAGGCCGGACGTCTCAGAACCAGCCGAGCATCCCGCACATGGCCTTCCAGTTCCATCAGCACAACCACCAGCaccaacacacgcacacgcaccaCTTCACACCCTTCCTGCACCCCACAGCTACCGCACCGCCTCTG TTTGATAAGTATACAGGCAAAGTGGACGGGCTGTACCGACACCCT TTCTTCCCACAATACCCGCCGCCTTCAGTGCCGAGTATCCAGCCTGTGATTCCTCCCACTGGGCCTTTCAGCTCCTTGCAAGGAGCATTTCAGCCAAAG GGAACGGGTCCTGATATAACCGCACGACTTGGGGTTGTGCCTCACCACCTGCAGCCCAAAGACCCCAGG AAACCAGGAAAGTGGTGTGCTATGCATGTATATGTGGCCTGGATGATTCTGAGTCATCAGAAAAAAGTAAAG CTGATGCAGGCTGAACCTCACAAGCTGGACTTCCGTAGTGACCTGCTGGCCCGTCTTCCTGGAGCTGGGGGACTAGGCCCTCTGGGGCCCATGGGAGGAGCCCTGCCTCCCACTCATGATCTGACCAGACCTCCCAGTCTGTTCTCAGCTGCAG GGGCAGTCAATCCGTCCTCAGCTCCTTTCATCTCCCCATCAGCGCCCCACTCCTCTTTCCTCACACCGACTGCACACTTGG ATCCGTATGGCCGATCCCCACCCTTCACCCCACTGGGAGCTCTTGGTTCTGGTGCCTTTGGAGGACTTGGAAGCCCAACGCTGG GATCTGTGTTTGGCCCCAAAGATTCACCAGCGAGTGTCGTCGGAGGCCTGTCCACGCCCAACCATCATGACCCATGGAACCGTCTACACGGCGGTCAGTCTGGGTTCCCTCCTGGCCCCAGCTGGGCGAAGGGGCCAGACAAGCGGGATGAGAGGGATCGAGCGAAGGACGTGGAGAGGAGAGACGTTCCTCACATCAAGGATGAAAAGGACAG AGACAACATGCTGTATGGCCGACAACCTGTGAGAATGTCTCCAGTTGCCCCTCCCTTCAAACCCCGCAGTAACACCCCAGTGTCCCACATTAATGGCCACAGTAGCGCCCTGGGGGGCAGCGGTGGGCCTATTGAGGACCTGACACGCAGCttgaacagagacagagaccgTGAGCGAGACAGAGACGGGGATAAGAGGCCGCTGCCAACAGTGTCTTCACGGGGGCCTCCTCTTGGCTCTTCATCTTTAGTAGCAGATAGAGACAGACCACGGTCTTCCTCATCTTCTGTGCTCACTACTCCCCCGCCCTCCAACCGCTCAGCCCCGTCCCCGATGGACCTTTACCCCCGCCCGATGGCTCCAACAGCACATAGCCTCCACAACGAACCCTCACACTCCCAAAGAGACGGTAACCTCCCTTCTTCCTCCGCAGCTTCTGCCTCAGTCACTTCTTTGTCTCAGGCCAAGAAGTCTGACCGGACCACAACACCCGTCTCCAAACCTCCGTTGCTTCTCCCTCCAGTCAAAGTCAAAGAGGAGCGGAAGGAGGAGCCGGAGCATATCCCCATCACCCTGCCTCCCCCAGCACCCAACCACAGCTTTGACCGCCCCAACAGCCATCCGCACCACCCTCGTTCTGGTaccccttcctcttcctctctatcGCTCACTCCCACTCCTGGTGTTCCCCTCATGCCACCCACTCCAAACCCTTCTTCTCACCTTTCCCTGCTGGACCGCTCCAGGGCCATTGAAGCGTATCTGGGGAGCACAGGCGCTGCGGGTTTGGTAATGGGCCCAGGAGGAGACCGTTTCCACCACGGCCCAGGCCAAGGACCATCACAGGGTCCACACAGCTTCACGTGGGACCCCTGGAGGGAGCTGGCAGCTCAGCAGCAACATCAGCATCGTAGAGAAGCTTTGGCACTTCGCTCAGACCCTCACCTAGCCCTGCGATCCGATCCACATTTGGCCCGACTGCTCCAGCATCAGCGCCTTCTGGAGGCAGAGAGGGTTGCGGCTGTAGCAGCTGCAGCCGCAGCAGCCAACCCTCACCACCCTCCGACATCTACCTCTTCTGCCTCCACCTCTGCTGTCCGCCAGGAGTTCGGCCTAATGGCCCCTCACTTTGACCGCCCTCCTCACCTCGGACCCCCAGGAGGAGGACTGATAGATGAGGAGCAGCGGGCCCAGATCCTGAGGGAAGACTTTGAGCGGGCTCGCTACTTTGGGATGCACCCACACATCCCCACTGGCCCTCACCTCTCGAGCCCCTCTCATGCTGCTACTGCCGCCCACCTGGAGCAGCTCCACCCTGGCCTTCTCTCCCACTCGCTCCCCCACGGAGCCTCTCCTGCTTCCCAGCACCACGCTGGCCTCTTCGCCCGTCTCGGCCATCTAAACCCCCACCACGTGCCCAACGGCATCCTGGCAAAAACCCCTGCAGGCTTGGTGGGAGCTCTGGCGGTGGGGGCACCGCCTCCCCTCATTCCGTCCATCACCAGCCGGTCGTCCACACCTCCCCGTAGACTTGGAGGGCCAGGTGAGCTGGCACTGTACAGCTCCCACAAAGACGGAGAGTCCAGA